The following are encoded in a window of Atribacterota bacterium genomic DNA:
- a CDS encoding NCS2 family permease, with protein MQEFLEKQFQLSKNGTNVKTEVIAGFTTFMTMAYIIFVNPSILSDAGMPWNGVFIATIMGIILGTVCMALLTNYPFALASGMGLNAFFAYSVVIGMGVSWQIALGIVFLEGILFIILSVTPIREIIINCIPMGLKSSISAGIGLFIAFIGLQNAGLVIKDDATLVALGDIISGPGIVAISGLVIMGVLHTLKIKGSMLWGILGATIIGYLPGLNVTPPFQGLVAAPQFSDWNEVLLKMDIRGALDFSLIAVIFSFLFVDLFDTAGTLVGVSAQAGYLDKDGNLPKASQALLADAIGTAGGAIFGTSTVTTYIESASGVSEGGRTGLTGIVVAILFLLSLFLKPLVGIVPGAATAPALIVVGTMMIGNILNIKWEDFSEALPAFVCLITIPMTYSIANGIALGFITYPLIKLLSGRGKEVHSLVYILGILFVLKFIWL; from the coding sequence ATGCAGGAATTTTTAGAGAAACAATTTCAGCTTTCTAAAAATGGCACTAATGTAAAAACAGAAGTTATTGCCGGATTTACAACTTTTATGACTATGGCTTACATCATTTTTGTCAACCCATCTATTCTTAGTGATGCAGGTATGCCCTGGAATGGTGTCTTTATTGCTACCATTATGGGTATCATTCTGGGAACAGTATGTATGGCTTTATTAACCAATTATCCTTTTGCTCTAGCCTCTGGCATGGGCTTAAATGCCTTTTTTGCTTATTCAGTCGTGATTGGTATGGGAGTCAGCTGGCAGATTGCTCTGGGTATTGTTTTCCTGGAGGGGATTTTATTTATTATTCTTAGTGTTACCCCCATTAGAGAGATAATTATTAATTGTATACCAATGGGATTAAAATCTTCTATCAGTGCAGGTATTGGACTTTTCATTGCTTTTATTGGTTTACAGAATGCTGGCCTGGTTATAAAAGATGATGCGACACTGGTGGCACTTGGTGATATAATTAGTGGTCCAGGGATAGTTGCTATTTCTGGTTTAGTGATTATGGGAGTTTTGCATACTTTAAAAATCAAAGGTTCAATGCTTTGGGGAATTTTAGGTGCCACTATTATAGGCTATCTTCCTGGATTGAATGTTACCCCACCCTTTCAAGGCTTAGTTGCAGCACCCCAGTTTAGTGACTGGAATGAGGTATTATTAAAAATGGATATTAGGGGAGCTTTGGATTTTTCTTTGATAGCAGTTATTTTCTCCTTCTTATTTGTAGATTTATTTGATACTGCCGGGACTCTGGTAGGGGTAAGTGCTCAGGCGGGATATCTGGATAAAGATGGTAATTTACCAAAAGCAAGCCAGGCTTTATTAGCAGATGCCATTGGAACAGCTGGAGGCGCTATTTTTGGTACCAGCACTGTAACTACTTATATTGAATCAGCATCTGGTGTTTCTGAAGGAGGAAGAACTGGCTTAACCGGCATTGTAGTAGCAATTCTATTTTTATTATCTCTTTTTTTAAAACCTCTGGTAGGAATTGTGCCAGGAGCAGCTACTGCTCCTGCTTTAATTGTTGTGGGTACTATGATGATTGGTAATATCTTGAATATTAAATGGGAAGATTTTTCAGAAGCGTTGCCAGCTTTCGTATGCTTAATTACCATTCCCATGACCTATTCAATTGCTAATGGGATAGCCCTTGGTTTTATTACTTATCCTTTGATTAAGCTGTTAAGTGGGAGAGGGAAAGAAGTGCACAGTCTGGTTTATATCTTGGGCATCCTTTTTGTTCTAAAGTTTATATGGCTCTAA
- a CDS encoding FAD-dependent oxidoreductase, translated as MKYEKGFDVIICGGGTSGAAAAISSARAGAKTLLIERLGALGGQMNVSGPPGFSYAWLFNQRGEQIIAGIVEETHNRLLKEGHALPHNHSKYREGSGYTFSYVDPDWWGLLIFNMMEENGVTLLLHSLVVDVIKEENKVTGVVVENANGRVEIMGKIVIDCTGEGYIASRAGAPWEMVPREEIQPHTLAFTCDGIDWDEFLAYVRANPREFYGVENVIGRTKDEMYEILSKANNIIDLGEMRGFFSILKNVLAKGEWPETTGMGFFIMPKGDDQNRKILAHFQHSSQVAGRSPDDAWDLTYCEVECRKQIQMAFKCFKKYVPGFQNMYITRICPELRIREGRRIMGDYYLTSEDVGDAKKFPDVIGKSGFAAGGHHVATTDTITTDIRYRPKDGGSHDIPYRCLVPKKVENLLIAGKAISTDRDAYHRFLQQTMVTGQAAGVAAALCAKYSISPRNLEKDVSELQKILLEQGAILYGTY; from the coding sequence ATGAAGTACGAAAAAGGATTTGATGTTATTATTTGTGGAGGTGGGACTTCAGGAGCAGCCGCTGCAATTTCTTCAGCAAGAGCCGGAGCTAAAACCCTTTTAATAGAGAGGCTTGGAGCTTTAGGTGGTCAAATGAATGTTTCTGGACCACCAGGATTTTCATATGCTTGGTTATTCAATCAGCGAGGTGAGCAGATTATTGCCGGCATTGTGGAAGAGACACACAATAGATTACTTAAAGAAGGACATGCCCTACCCCATAATCATAGTAAATATAGAGAGGGATCTGGATATACTTTTTCTTATGTTGATCCTGATTGGTGGGGACTTTTAATATTTAATATGATGGAGGAAAATGGAGTAACCTTATTACTACATTCCTTAGTTGTAGATGTAATAAAAGAAGAGAATAAAGTTACCGGAGTAGTTGTTGAAAACGCTAATGGTAGAGTGGAAATCATGGGCAAAATAGTTATTGATTGTACTGGTGAAGGTTATATTGCTTCTAGAGCGGGAGCGCCTTGGGAGATGGTTCCCAGAGAAGAGATACAACCACATACCTTAGCTTTCACATGTGATGGAATTGATTGGGATGAATTTTTAGCTTATGTTAGAGCAAATCCAAGAGAGTTTTATGGTGTTGAAAATGTCATTGGTAGAACAAAAGATGAGATGTATGAGATTCTTAGTAAAGCAAATAACATCATAGACTTGGGAGAGATGAGAGGCTTCTTCTCAATCTTAAAGAATGTCCTTGCCAAAGGAGAATGGCCTGAAACCACAGGTATGGGTTTCTTCATAATGCCTAAGGGGGATGATCAGAATAGAAAAATATTAGCCCATTTCCAGCATTCATCACAAGTTGCCGGACGTTCTCCCGATGATGCATGGGATCTCACCTATTGTGAAGTTGAGTGCAGAAAACAAATCCAGATGGCTTTCAAATGTTTCAAAAAATATGTTCCTGGTTTCCAAAATATGTATATTACTAGAATTTGCCCTGAGCTCAGAATTCGCGAAGGCAGAAGAATCATGGGTGATTATTATTTAACAAGTGAAGATGTTGGCGATGCTAAGAAATTCCCAGATGTTATTGGTAAGAGTGGTTTTGCAGCTGGAGGACATCATGTTGCTACTACAGATACAATAACAACTGACATTCGCTATCGCCCTAAAGATGGCGGTTCACACGACATTCCTTATAGATGTTTAGTGCCGAAAAAAGTTGAAAATCTGTTGATTGCTGGTAAGGCTATTTCAACTGATAGGGATGCCTATCATCGATTTTTACAACAGACCATGGTAACTGGACAGGCAGCGGGAGTTGCAGCAGCGTTATGTGCAAAATATAGTATTTCACCAAGAAATCTAGAAAAAGATGTTTCTGAGTTACAGAAAATACTCCTGGAGCAAGGTGCAATATTATACGGTACTTACTAA
- a CDS encoding DUF554 domain-containing protein: MNVPIGVITNFFAIFLGGLIGAINYRWIPDKIKVLLPSIFGGCGLALGITFIVKVVNLPPVILALIIGTIIGQSLNIEDKLTNFSMRLQTKLQKGSKKVDEELIARFVTLLVLFSAGNGIILGSLYEGMTGDTTLLMVKSILDFFTAIIFATSIGYLVMFISIPTLVVGMTLFYLATIILPNISDVMTADFAAGGGILTMFIGLRMMEVKKLPVANMIPAIILFMPFSYLWTLFF; the protein is encoded by the coding sequence ATGAATGTTCCGATAGGAGTAATAACAAATTTTTTTGCTATATTTTTAGGAGGATTAATTGGTGCTATAAATTATCGCTGGATTCCTGACAAGATTAAGGTCTTACTGCCTTCAATATTCGGAGGTTGTGGGTTAGCTCTCGGTATCACCTTTATTGTGAAGGTGGTCAATCTTCCACCTGTTATCTTGGCATTGATCATTGGCACAATTATTGGACAGAGTCTGAATATTGAAGATAAGCTAACAAACTTTTCGATGCGACTACAAACAAAACTACAAAAAGGGAGCAAGAAAGTAGACGAAGAACTAATAGCACGTTTTGTTACATTGTTAGTGTTATTTAGTGCTGGTAATGGCATTATCTTGGGCTCTCTTTATGAAGGTATGACAGGTGACACAACTCTTTTAATGGTTAAATCTATTCTTGATTTTTTTACTGCCATAATATTTGCCACTTCTATAGGATACTTAGTTATGTTCATCAGTATTCCTACTTTAGTTGTGGGAATGACCTTATTTTATCTCGCTACAATAATTTTACCAAACATTAGCGATGTTATGACTGCAGATTTTGCCGCTGGTGGTGGCATTCTTACTATGTTCATCGGATTACGCATGATGGAAGTTAAAAAACTACCCGTTGCCAATATGATACCGGCGATTATACTATTTATGCCCTTTTCCTATTTATGGACCCTATTTTTTTAA
- a CDS encoding sulfite exporter TauE/SafE family protein: MNLWQIGLILITGIIAGFINTLGGGGSLLTMPMLIFLGLPAAEANGTNRIAIFIQGIVGIGSFRSKGYFYPKISIILGLPAILGSILGAKTAISISGELFEKILGMVMIFVLIIILTRPEKRFIQKIEGENWSNLRLVIAILAFFGVGFYGGFIQAGVGFIIIVVLTLITGMSLVKVNCLKIFITFIFTVSSLIVFTINSQVNLLLGLTLAAGSAIGAYFGSIVAISKGDRWIRIFLIITILAMTAQLWGLFDFINI; the protein is encoded by the coding sequence ATGAATTTATGGCAAATTGGTCTAATTTTAATTACTGGTATAATAGCTGGATTTATTAATACCTTGGGGGGAGGCGGGTCGTTGCTCACCATGCCTATGCTAATTTTTTTAGGATTACCAGCAGCAGAAGCTAATGGGACAAACCGTATTGCCATATTTATTCAAGGGATTGTGGGAATTGGTAGTTTTCGCAGTAAGGGATATTTTTATCCCAAGATTAGTATTATTTTAGGTTTACCAGCAATTCTCGGGTCAATATTAGGTGCAAAAACAGCTATTTCCATTTCTGGAGAATTGTTTGAAAAGATACTCGGTATGGTAATGATTTTTGTGTTAATTATAATATTGACACGTCCTGAAAAAAGATTTATTCAAAAAATTGAAGGTGAAAATTGGAGCAATCTTAGACTAGTTATTGCTATATTAGCTTTTTTCGGAGTCGGTTTTTATGGTGGTTTTATACAAGCTGGTGTAGGCTTTATTATTATTGTAGTTCTGACCCTTATCACTGGTATGTCTTTAGTAAAGGTGAATTGCTTAAAAATTTTTATAACATTTATTTTTACCGTATCTTCACTAATTGTATTTACTATTAATAGTCAAGTTAATCTCTTACTGGGATTAACTCTGGCTGCTGGTAGTGCTATTGGTGCTTATTTCGGGAGCATTGTTGCCATTTCTAAGGGTGATAGATGGATTAGAATTTTTCTGATTATTACTATATTAGCAATGACTGCCCAATTATGGGGACTATTTGACTTCATTAATATATAA